In Euphorbia lathyris chromosome 9, ddEupLath1.1, whole genome shotgun sequence, the following are encoded in one genomic region:
- the LOC136205605 gene encoding uncharacterized protein, with the protein MSKSIVMELNKDFKLNGDNYKIWSTKVQYLLEEQEVFDSLGSIMAKPEEGTTSQYRKDLEAYMAWRKKNSTARIILLSAMDDDITKQFNMYENAMDIWTTLKYKFGSVSLTKLRALAFKFDTYKMCYDHTIKMHLREMSKMISELTDAGQKMTEELKIQAVIRSLRESWDHMRMHLIQTESIRTFEDVARHLELEEDRLTSIKNNVEAHFVGKTSVENRYNKRKCFNEQSQDPKKPKQGQEGDKLSTYDHFDLSERSSMPGIQIYQIFAKTRDRQTISLHVESSDTIGNLKSKIQAIEGIPPYERLMFCSFELMDDEKTLAECSIRVWSTIEMW; encoded by the coding sequence ATGTCAAAATCTATTGTTATGGAACTCAACAAAGACTTCAAGTTGAATGGAGATAACTACAAGATATGGAGCACGAAAGTCCAGTACTTACTTGAAGAGCAAGAGGTTTTTGATTCTTTGGGTTCCATTATGGCTAAACCTGAGGAAGGGACTACATCCCAGTATAGAAAGGATCTAGAGGCCTATATGGCTTGGAGGAAGAAGAACTCCACTGCTCGCATCATCCTACTAAGTGCGATGGATGATGACATTACTAAACAATTCAACATGTATGAGAATGCGATGGATATATGGACCACATTGAAGTACAAGTTTGGAAGTGTGTCTCTAACAAAACTCCGTGCCCTAGCTTTCAAATTCGATACTTATAAGATGTGTTATGATCATACCATTAAGATGCATTTAAGAGAAATGTCTAAGATGATCAGTGAGCTTACTGATGCTGGTCAAAAAATGACTGAAGAGCTGAAAATCCAAGCTGTTATTCGTTCTTTACGAGAGAGTTGGGATCATATGAGGATGCACCTAATCCAAACCGAAAGTATAAGGACTTTCGAGGATGTTGCTCGCCATCTAGAGTTAGAAGAGGATCGCCTTACATCCATTAAGAATAATGTTGAGGCACATTTCGTTGGAAAAACATCAGTTGAAAATAGATACAACAAGCGTAAATGCTTCAATGAGCAGTCTCAAGACCCTAAAAAGCCAAAGCAGGGGCAGGAAGGGGACAAACTGTCTACTTACGACCATTTTGATCTTAGTGAGAGAAGTAGTATGCCTGGTATACAGATATACCAGATTTTTGCTAAGACCCGTGATCGCCAGACTATCTCCTTGCATGTTGAGAGCAGTGACACTATTGGAAATCTGAAGTCCAAAATCCAGGCTATAGAGGGCATACCCCCATACGAGAGGCTGATGTTTTGTTCATTCGAGCTCATGGATGATGAAAAGACTTTAGCGGAGTGCAGCATTCGAGTATGGTCTACAATTGAAATGTGgtaa